Proteins from a single region of Malaclemys terrapin pileata isolate rMalTer1 chromosome 23, rMalTer1.hap1, whole genome shotgun sequence:
- the SYDE1 gene encoding rho GTPase-activating protein SYDE1, which yields MAELLLRRTFSRLRGKGKLPGKKERECPSRMLDSPMELEPGPGPEPASHDLDGSCRRGAAITVSRKQSWARFSCGIRDVPCSSYSRKVSASPTASAELQNEGEGVGPVACGRETDGDPQCPLRPQELFSPTHTGEPAIKDEAWLVESPPAPAPPTPQPGLAPGDEEAESMCRYVELCSAVRSASHGAYLQNLERSSRHWILSSGKAQVLEELAPSASTELKEVGAMGSEGEIWYNPIPEDEDVVGDRQGTEPGSSWRKWGSGTGSRESDRDKARPSRAEPGDEGPPRSIARQVESPSSQNTSTPAGPVGRGEEMGASRTQDYGKLPISCVSVAVGLAGPSPPLSPSVSKKGRSLGRVKSPGTVRRLSLKMKKLPELRRKLSLRSARPRGQEPEGSGGTSPQEALKEPGNVISRYHLDSSVASQQGPHRAKAASKGGYLSDGDSPELLAKADKRACPGPEGHEPGASLDVDAFQPYSSLEQLRCVQPISGLVSVHLHGVGDLKPPKAESREVFCVLQVDAAPKARTALLPWTAPFLSLNHTFNLELEGARHLKVIVFSWDLATCRNRVCCHGTIVLPFVFRGCRAQQLAVRLEPRGLLYCKLTLVEQWDMPSSPSDREPRVFGVELRHLVERENTATKVPLLIQKCVSQIEKRGLKIVGLYRLCGSAAVKKELRDAFERDSAAVTLSEQLYPDINVITGILKDYLRELPTPLITKTLYQVVLEAMAQRSPQDMLSRQNAKETIALLDCLPEIEKATLTVLLDHLSLVSSFHDFNRMNSQNIAVCFGPVLLNQNQEPWRQRARSYAHCEEISSAVDFKRHIEVLHYLLQAWPAPSRKGCGMEGRERAQSTCLRQRRCPTLRLDLLESEVVARHRPRGLESPPTNRYAGEWSVCSQEYGLVAGLGHEVNYAEVAGSENEVLDLREGLGGPSQTVFVGDFALVDDPDAPFSPRLNLKDFDALILDLERELSKQINVCL from the exons AGTGCCCCTCCAGGATGCTGGACTCTCCCatggagctggagccaggccctgggccagagccagCGTCTCATGACCTCGATGGGAGCTGTCGGAGAGGGGCAGCCATCACCGTGTCCAGGAAGCAGAGCTGGGCCAGGTTCTCATGTGGCATCCGGGACGTGCCATGTAGCTCTTACAGCAGGAAggtgtctgccagccccacggcctCGGCAGAGCTGCAGAATGAGGGTGAAGGGGTAGGGCCAGTTGCCTGTGGGCGAGAGACTGACGGGGACCCCCAGTGCCCTCTGCGACCCCAGGAActgttctcccccacccacacagggGAGCCAGCCATTAAGGATGAGGCCTGGCTTGTggagagccccccagccccagcgccccccacccctcagcccggcctggcccctggTGATGAGGAAGCTGAGTCGATGTGCAGGTATGTGGAGCTTTGCAGTGCTGTGAGGTCTGCCAGTCATGGCGCCTACCTGCAGAACCTGGAGAGGAGCAGCCGCCACTGGATCCTCTCCTCGGGCAAGGCCCAGGTCCTGGAGGAGTTGGCCCCCAGCGCCAGCACAGAATTGAAGGAGGTGGGCGCCATGGGCAGCGAAGGGGAGATCTGGTACAACCCCATCCCTGAAGATGAGGACGTTGTGGGTGACAGGCAAGGCACCGAGCCTGGCAGCTCCTGGAGGAAGTGGGGCAGTGGCACAGGGAGCCGGGAATCTGACAGGGACAAGGCCAGGCCCAGCAGGGCAGAGCCAGGTGATGAAGGGCCCCCCAGGAGCATCGCCAGGCAAGTGGAGAGCCCCAGCTCACAGAATACATCTACCCCAGCTGGGCCAGTGGGCCGAGGCGAGGAGATGGGTGCCAGCAGGACACAGGACTATG GGAAGTTGCCGATTTCATGTGTGAGCGTGGCTGTGGGGTTGGCTGGCCCATCCCCGCCGCTGAGCCCCAGCGTCTCCAAGAAGGGGCGCTCCCTGGGCAGGGTGAAGTCCCCGGGCACAGTGCGCCGCCTTTCCCTGAAGATGAAGAAGCTGCCTGAGCTGAGGAGGAAGCTAAGCCTGCGTAGTGCCCGGCCCCGGGGGCAGGAGCCTGAGGGCAGTGGCGGCACCTCACCCCAGGAGGCCCTCAAGGAGCCGGGGAATGTCATCAGCCGCTACCACCTGGACAGCAGCGTGGCATCCCAGCAGGGCCCACACCGTGCCAAGGCAGCCAGCAAGGGCGGCTACCTGAGTGATGGTGACTCCCCTGAGCTGCTGGCCAAAGCGGACAAGCGTGCCTGTCCCGGGCCAGAGGGGCATGAGCCTGGGGCCAGCTTGGACGTGGatgccttccagccctacagcTCCTTGGAACAGCTGCGCTGTGTGCAGCCCATCTCAGGCCTAGTCAGTGTCCACCTGCACGGTGTGGGGGACCTTAAGCCCCCAAAGGCTGAGTCCAGGGAGGTGTTCTGCGTCCTGCAGGTGGACGCAGCCCCCAAGGCGCGCACGGCCCTGCTGCCCTGGACAGCCCCCTTCCTCAGCCTCAACCACACCTTCAACTTGGAACTGGAGGGCGCCCGACACCTCAAGGTCATTGTCTTCTCCTGGGATCTGGCTACCTGCCGGAACCGTGTGTGCTGCCATGGCACCATTGTCTTGCCCTTCGTCTTCAGAG GGTGCAGGGCCCAGCAGCTGGCAGTGCGGCTGGAGCCGCGCGGGCTGCTTTACTGCAAGCTGACGTTGGTGGAGCAGTGGGACATGCCCAGCAGCCCCAGTGACCGGGAGCCCCGGGTCTTTGGCGTGGAGCTGCGTCACTTGGTGGAAAGGGAGAACACTGCCACCAAGGTGCCGCTGCTGATCCAGAAATGCGTCTCCCAGATCGAGAAGCGGGGACTGAAG ATTGTAGGGCTTTACCGGCTGTGCGGCTCGGCAGCTGTGAAGAAGGAACTGCGTGATGCCTTCGAGAGGGACAGTGCAGCCGTGACGCTCTCTGAACAGCTGTACCCAGACATCAACGTCATCACAG GGATCCTGAAGGACTATCTGCGGGAGCTGCCCACGCCCCTCATCACCAAGACCCTTTACCAGGTGGTGTTGGAGGCCATGGCCCAGCGATCGCCCCAAGACATGCTTAGCAGGCAGAATGCAAAGGAGACGATCGCTCTGCTGGACTGCCTGCCGGAGATTGAGAAG gctaCGCTGACCGTGCTGCTGGACCATCTCAGCTTGGTGTCCTCCTTCCACGACTTTAACCGCATGAACTCCCAGAACATTGCCGTGTGCTTCGGGCCAGTGTTGCTCAACCAGAATCAGGAGCCGTGGCGCCAGAGGGCCCGCAGCTACGCCCACTGCGAGGAGATCTCCAGTGCTGTTGACTTCAAGAGGCACATTGAGGTGCTGCACTATCTGCTGCAGGCTTGGCCTG ccccctccaggaAAGGGTGTGGCATGGAGGGCCGGGAAAGGGCCCAGTCCACCTGCCTGCGGCAGAGGCGCTGTCCTACACTGCGGCTGGACCTGCTGGAGAGCGAGGTGGTGGCTCGTCACCGGCCCCGTGGCCTGGAGAGCCCCCCCACCAACCGCTACGCTGGGGAGTGGAGTGTGTGCAGCCAGGAGTATGGACTGGTGGCCGGGCTGGGGCACGAGGTCAACTACGCCGAGGTGGCCGGCAGCGAGAATGAAGTGCTGGACCTGCGGGAGGGGCTGGGCGGCCCCAGCCAGACGGTCTTCGTGGGGGACTTTGCCCTGGTTGACGACCCTGATGCGCCCTTCAGCCCCCGCCTGAACCTGAAGGACTTCGATGCCCTCATCTTGGACCTGGAGCGAGAGCTCTCCAAGCAGATCAACGTGTGCCTGTGA